A portion of the Streptomyces platensis genome contains these proteins:
- a CDS encoding NAD(P)-dependent malic enzyme, which produces MAAEIVNPRSDSKSGTDADGAPDDAFDPAFALHRGGKMAIQATVPVRDKDDLSLAYTPGVAKVCSAIAEQPELVHDYTWKSQVVAVVTDGTAVLGLGDIGPEASLPVMEGKAILFKQFGGVDAVPIALGTTDTDEIIETVVRMAPSFGGVNLEDISAPRCFEIERRLQEALDIPVFHDDQHGTAVVTLAALRNAAKLTDRSLGALRAVISGAGAAGVAIAKILIEAGIGDVAVCDRKGIVSTDRADLTDVKREVAGFTNKGGLTGSLEDALDGADVFIGVSGGTVPEEAVAKMAKDSLIFAMANPTPEIHPDIAHKYAAVVATGRSDYPNQINNVLAFPGIFAGAMQVRASRITEGMKLAAAEALAAVVADELSADRVIPSPFDERVAPAVTAAVAAAARAEGVARR; this is translated from the coding sequence GTGGCAGCGGAGATCGTCAATCCTCGCAGCGACAGCAAGAGCGGTACGGACGCGGACGGTGCGCCCGACGACGCCTTCGATCCGGCGTTCGCGCTGCATCGCGGCGGCAAGATGGCCATTCAGGCGACCGTGCCGGTCCGGGACAAGGACGACCTGTCCCTCGCCTACACACCGGGCGTCGCCAAGGTGTGCAGCGCCATCGCCGAGCAGCCCGAGCTGGTGCACGACTACACCTGGAAGTCCCAGGTCGTCGCCGTCGTCACGGACGGCACCGCGGTGCTGGGCCTGGGCGACATCGGCCCGGAGGCCTCCCTCCCCGTGATGGAGGGCAAGGCCATCCTCTTCAAGCAGTTCGGCGGCGTCGACGCGGTGCCGATCGCGCTCGGCACCACCGACACCGACGAGATCATCGAGACCGTCGTCCGGATGGCGCCGTCCTTCGGCGGTGTCAACCTGGAGGACATCTCGGCGCCCCGGTGCTTCGAGATCGAGCGCCGCCTCCAGGAGGCGCTGGACATCCCGGTCTTCCACGACGACCAGCACGGCACCGCCGTGGTCACCCTGGCCGCCCTGCGCAACGCCGCGAAGCTCACGGACCGTTCGCTCGGTGCGCTGCGGGCGGTCATCTCGGGCGCCGGTGCGGCCGGTGTCGCCATCGCCAAGATCCTCATCGAGGCGGGCATCGGAGACGTCGCGGTGTGCGACCGCAAGGGCATCGTCTCCACCGACCGCGCCGACCTCACGGACGTCAAGCGCGAGGTGGCCGGCTTCACGAACAAGGGCGGGCTGACCGGTTCGCTGGAGGACGCGCTGGACGGCGCCGATGTCTTCATCGGGGTCTCCGGCGGCACGGTGCCGGAGGAGGCGGTGGCGAAGATGGCGAAGGACTCGCTGATCTTCGCGATGGCCAACCCGACCCCGGAGATCCACCCGGACATCGCGCACAAGTACGCGGCCGTGGTCGCCACCGGGCGCAGCGACTACCCGAACCAGATCAACAACGTGCTGGCCTTCCCGGGCATCTTCGCCGGAGCCATGCAGGTGCGGGCGTCGCGGATCACCGAGGGCATGAAGCTCGCCGCCGCCGAGGCGCTGGCCGCCGTGGTCGCCGATGAGCTCAGCGCCGACCGGGTCATCCCCTCGCCGTTCGACGAGCGGGTCGCCCCGGCCGTCACCGCCGCCGTCGCGGCCGCCGCCCGCGCCGAGGGCGTGGCACGCCGCTGA
- a CDS encoding zinc-binding dehydrogenase, translating to MFAAYAARIDRDQPLNGLELGERPAPDVRPGWTTVNVKAASLNHHDLWSLRGVGITDEALPMILGCDAAGIDEDGNEVVLHSVIGQTGHGVGPREKPSILTERYQGTFAEQVTVPSWNVLPKPKELSFAEAACLPTAWLTAYRMLFTNGGVRPGDSVLVQGAGGGVATAAIVLGAAAGLRVFATSRDEAKRKRALELGAEAVFASGERLPQRVDAVIETVGAATWSHSVKSLRPGGTLVISGATSGFTPKSGELNRIFFLELKIVGSTMGSKEELASLLSFCAAKGIRPVIDSTLPLDRAREGFTKMAEGELFGKIVLTV from the coding sequence ATGTTTGCTGCCTATGCCGCCCGCATCGACCGTGACCAGCCGCTGAACGGCCTCGAATTGGGGGAGCGCCCGGCCCCCGACGTACGCCCCGGCTGGACGACCGTCAACGTCAAGGCCGCCTCCCTCAACCACCACGACCTGTGGTCGCTGCGCGGGGTGGGCATCACCGACGAGGCGCTGCCGATGATCCTCGGCTGCGACGCCGCCGGTATCGACGAGGACGGCAACGAGGTCGTCCTGCACTCCGTCATCGGGCAGACCGGCCACGGCGTCGGCCCCAGGGAGAAGCCCTCCATCCTCACCGAGCGCTACCAGGGCACGTTCGCGGAGCAGGTCACCGTCCCCTCCTGGAACGTGCTGCCCAAGCCGAAGGAGCTGTCCTTCGCGGAGGCCGCCTGTCTGCCGACCGCCTGGCTGACCGCGTACCGGATGCTGTTCACCAACGGGGGCGTACGGCCCGGGGACAGCGTCCTGGTGCAGGGCGCGGGCGGCGGGGTGGCGACCGCCGCCATCGTGCTGGGTGCCGCGGCCGGGCTGCGGGTCTTCGCCACCAGCCGGGACGAGGCCAAGCGCAAGCGCGCGCTGGAGCTGGGCGCCGAGGCGGTGTTCGCGAGCGGTGAGCGGCTGCCGCAGCGGGTGGACGCGGTGATCGAGACGGTCGGCGCCGCCACCTGGTCGCACTCCGTCAAGTCGCTGCGCCCCGGCGGCACCCTGGTCATCTCGGGCGCCACCAGCGGCTTCACCCCGAAGAGCGGCGAGCTCAACCGGATCTTCTTCCTGGAGCTGAAGATCGTCGGCTCCACGATGGGCAGCAAGGAGGAGCTGGCCTCGCTGCTCAGCTTCTGCGCGGCCAAGGGCATCCGGCCGGTGATCGACTCGACGCTGCCGCTGGACCGGGCGCGCGAGGGGTTCACCAAGATGGCCGAGGGTGAGCTGTTCGGCAAGATCGTGCTGACCGTCTGA
- a CDS encoding HutD/Ves family protein: MRILRAAGRPAMPWSNGGGVTREVAVHPPGAGWDAFAWRVSLADVTRDGPYSPLPGVRRILTVADGAGLELTVDGTTRRLTDRCHPFAFPGGAETGSRLLDGPVVNLNVMLREGRAAATVERVRGRRVVAPVRRPAEGAAEGPEAVLIVAVEGDTRLRTAGEPEVRLARFDAALLTGPDAAPVEMRTDGTAALIALSAADPARPEG, encoded by the coding sequence GTGCGGATCCTGCGGGCGGCGGGGCGCCCCGCCATGCCGTGGAGCAACGGCGGCGGGGTGACCCGGGAGGTCGCCGTCCACCCGCCGGGCGCCGGCTGGGACGCCTTCGCCTGGCGGGTCAGCCTGGCGGACGTCACCCGGGACGGTCCGTACTCACCGCTGCCCGGCGTCCGCCGGATCCTCACCGTCGCCGACGGGGCCGGGCTGGAGCTGACGGTGGACGGCACCACCCGGCGCCTGACGGACCGCTGCCACCCGTTCGCCTTCCCCGGCGGCGCGGAGACCGGCTCCCGGCTGCTGGACGGCCCCGTCGTCAACCTCAATGTGATGCTGCGGGAGGGGCGGGCGGCCGCGACGGTGGAGCGGGTGCGGGGGCGCCGCGTGGTGGCGCCGGTCCGGCGGCCCGCCGAGGGCGCCGCCGAGGGCCCGGAGGCCGTACTGATCGTGGCCGTCGAGGGGGACACCCGGCTCCGGACGGCCGGCGAACCCGAGGTGCGGCTGGCGCGGTTCGACGCGGCGCTGCTGACGGGACCGGACGCGGCGCCCGTCGAGATGCGGACGGACGGCACCGCGGCGCTGATCGCCCTGTCCGCCGCCGACCCGGCCCGTCCCGAGGGCTGA
- a CDS encoding helix-turn-helix domain-containing protein: MTEATDLAERAGDRDPRVGLRAVAALRRLLEQLEAVQVRIARAKGWSWQEIAAELGVSRQAVHKKHGRR, encoded by the coding sequence ATGACCGAAGCAACGGATCTCGCCGAGCGGGCCGGTGACCGGGACCCCCGGGTGGGGCTCCGCGCCGTGGCCGCGCTCCGCCGACTCCTGGAGCAGCTCGAAGCCGTGCAGGTGCGCATCGCCCGCGCGAAGGGCTGGTCGTGGCAGGAGATCGCGGCGGAGCTGGGTGTCAGCAGGCAGGCAGTGCACAAGAAGCACGGGAGGCGCTGA
- a CDS encoding Clp protease N-terminal domain-containing protein, which translates to MFEKFTAGARAVVRGAVEQADRTGSGAIGEPELLLALLERADSPAAGVLAALGVHERRESVADALAQVRRRGGVSTADAAALAGMGIDIDAIVTRVEEAHGVGALAADGTAGRRKRVRRPFTAEARAVLERALRIAVGRGERSLGDEHLLLALTAGPGPAGAVLADHGVTHDAVVRLLDETRGRRAS; encoded by the coding sequence ATGTTCGAGAAGTTCACGGCCGGGGCGCGTGCGGTGGTGCGTGGCGCGGTGGAGCAGGCGGACCGTACGGGGAGCGGCGCGATCGGCGAACCGGAGCTGCTGCTCGCACTGCTGGAGCGGGCGGATTCCCCGGCCGCCGGGGTGCTCGCCGCGCTCGGTGTCCACGAGCGGCGGGAGTCGGTGGCGGACGCCCTCGCGCAGGTGCGCCGGCGCGGCGGGGTGTCGACGGCCGACGCGGCGGCGCTGGCCGGGATGGGGATCGATATCGACGCGATCGTGACGCGGGTGGAGGAGGCCCACGGGGTGGGCGCGCTGGCCGCCGACGGGACGGCCGGGCGCCGGAAGCGGGTGCGCCGGCCGTTCACCGCGGAGGCCAGGGCCGTACTGGAGCGCGCCCTGCGGATCGCGGTCGGCCGGGGCGAGCGGTCGCTCGGCGATGAGCATCTGCTGCTCGCGCTGACCGCCGGGCCCGGACCGGCCGGGGCGGTGCTCGCCGACCACGGGGTGACGCATGACGCGGTGGTGCGGCTGCTGGACGAGACGCGGGGCCGGCGCGCGAGTTGA
- a CDS encoding SCO6745 family protein → MSEYLAVARRMWHLLEPLHATLYFAPEARQVAAGLGHEVASRWPSYFAWRTAPLGAAGPELVAATYYTFSPRMITRYLPRIWTVAEPAKVLDARLVAMDRALTALVDGRLTTAQLTEAAGLARQAAENAGTAARPLAAANRDLPWPDAPHLVLWQAATVLREHRGDGHLAALLTCELDPCEALVSFAAIGAAPAADFVGRGWSAQEWSDARHRLAARGWIAPDGTATDRAHKEREAIERTTDRLAAGPWRALGHSRAERLAQLLTPLLCAVFEAGYLPRHSTLGIGRVKVGHL, encoded by the coding sequence ATGTCGGAATACCTTGCGGTCGCCCGCCGGATGTGGCACCTGCTGGAGCCACTGCACGCCACCCTGTACTTCGCCCCCGAGGCACGCCAGGTCGCCGCCGGCCTCGGCCATGAGGTCGCCTCCCGCTGGCCCAGCTACTTCGCCTGGCGGACGGCTCCGCTCGGGGCCGCCGGGCCCGAGCTGGTCGCCGCGACGTACTACACCTTTAGTCCGCGGATGATCACCCGGTATCTCCCCCGGATCTGGACCGTCGCGGAACCGGCCAAGGTGCTGGACGCCCGGCTGGTGGCGATGGACCGGGCGCTGACCGCCCTCGTCGACGGCCGGCTGACCACCGCCCAGCTCACCGAGGCGGCCGGACTCGCCCGCCAGGCCGCCGAGAACGCCGGTACCGCCGCCCGCCCGCTGGCCGCCGCCAACCGCGATCTGCCCTGGCCGGACGCGCCCCATCTGGTGCTCTGGCAGGCCGCGACCGTGCTGCGCGAGCACCGCGGCGACGGCCATCTGGCGGCCCTGCTGACCTGCGAACTCGATCCGTGCGAGGCCCTGGTGTCGTTCGCCGCGATCGGTGCCGCGCCGGCCGCCGACTTCGTGGGGCGCGGCTGGAGCGCACAGGAGTGGAGCGATGCCCGGCACCGCCTCGCCGCCCGCGGCTGGATCGCCCCCGACGGCACCGCCACCGACCGCGCCCACAAGGAGCGCGAGGCGATCGAGCGGACCACCGACCGGCTGGCGGCCGGACCGTGGCGGGCGCTGGGCCACTCCCGCGCCGAACGGCTGGCGCAGCTGCTCACCCCGCTCCTCTGCGCGGTCTTCGAGGCGGGCTATCTCCCCCGGCACAGCACCCTGGGCATCGGGAGGGTGAAGGTCGGCCACCTGTAG
- a CDS encoding serine hydrolase domain-containing protein gives MSQHGWADEGFGAVADAFARNFAEGRELGSAVAVFAGGRKVVDLWGGTADDRTGRAWDEDTVLPVMSVAKGLISVCAHLLAQQGALDLDAPVADHWPEFAQRGKEAITTRMVLANTAGIPLVEKQLTFEELTRWTPVIRALEEQPTLYEPGTAFEYHAHAFGFLIGELIRRLTGRTPGRYFREAIGDALALRTWIGMPQTEVPRLARLAEAAGRAPLPSADLLPMRALTMNGVLPFPGLDDPHGYNSPALLTAEFPAAGAVSSARGLAALYAAVATGVDGAPRLLGADTVTDAVRQVSGGASWSGFPDLGARWGSGFLVDSPFRRLLGTRSFGNSGAGGQFAFGDDEFGVGFAYTANLMGAGADPRVDRLIGAVRTCVGAPEPVAGS, from the coding sequence ATGTCACAGCACGGATGGGCCGACGAGGGATTCGGGGCGGTCGCGGACGCCTTCGCCCGGAATTTCGCCGAGGGCCGGGAACTCGGCTCCGCCGTGGCCGTGTTCGCCGGCGGGCGCAAGGTCGTCGACCTGTGGGGCGGGACCGCCGACGACCGGACCGGGCGGGCCTGGGACGAGGACACCGTCCTGCCCGTCATGTCCGTCGCCAAGGGCCTGATCAGTGTCTGTGCCCATCTGCTCGCCCAGCAGGGGGCGTTGGACCTGGACGCCCCGGTGGCCGACCACTGGCCGGAGTTCGCCCAGCGGGGCAAGGAGGCGATCACCACCCGGATGGTGCTCGCCAATACCGCCGGAATCCCGCTCGTCGAGAAGCAGTTGACCTTCGAGGAGCTGACCCGGTGGACGCCGGTGATCCGTGCCCTGGAGGAGCAGCCGACGCTGTATGAGCCCGGCACCGCGTTCGAGTACCACGCGCACGCCTTCGGCTTCCTCATCGGCGAGCTGATCCGGCGGCTGACCGGCCGTACGCCCGGCAGGTACTTCCGCGAGGCCATCGGCGACGCGCTGGCGCTGCGGACCTGGATCGGGATGCCGCAGACGGAGGTGCCGCGGCTGGCCCGGCTCGCCGAGGCCGCGGGGCGGGCGCCGTTGCCGAGCGCCGACCTGCTGCCGATGCGGGCCCTGACGATGAACGGCGTGCTGCCCTTCCCCGGTCTCGACGATCCGCACGGCTACAACTCGCCCGCCCTGCTGACCGCCGAATTCCCCGCCGCGGGCGCGGTCTCGTCCGCGCGCGGGCTGGCGGCCCTGTACGCGGCGGTCGCGACCGGTGTGGACGGCGCGCCGCGGCTGCTCGGCGCCGACACCGTGACCGACGCGGTCCGGCAGGTGTCGGGCGGTGCGTCCTGGTCGGGGTTCCCGGACCTCGGTGCCCGCTGGGGCAGCGGCTTCCTCGTCGACTCGCCGTTCCGCCGGCTGCTCGGCACGCGCTCCTTCGGCAACAGCGGGGCGGGCGGCCAATTCGCCTTCGGTGACGACGAGTTCGGCGTCGGCTTCGCCTATACCGCCAACCTGATGGGCGCCGGTGCCGACCCGCGCGTCGACCGGCTCATCGGCGCGGTGCGGACCTGCGTCGGGGCGCCGGAGCCCGTGGCCGGGAGCTGA
- a CDS encoding PadR family transcriptional regulator, translating to MPPVFAHGRLRLYLLKLLDEAPRHGYEIIRLLEERFQGLYAPSAGTVYPRLAKMAAEGLVTHTTEGGRKVYSLTDAGRAELADRGGELADLELEIRESVAALASDIREDVSGSARDLRREIREAAQQARRDARDSGKAGRTGEGTADAGDGAGGRPFPDAADYLDGAFGDKESWQQAKEEFRRAKEEWKEQARRAKEESRRAKQDAQRARKQARDAQVFAREEVQRVLKRVQEQAQGAVRSGDWSGAVREALSEVSREVGRFTGGPSDARRSDGEPGAAGRTGRDNGTKVTVERVDQAGEGPGQDAAAEAPPAPEWAKEPAGDDPARDFDRLLDRFRDDLRDAARDHGVTAAQLRESRRRLSTAAAHIGALLRHPEQYASRTDPDD from the coding sequence ATGCCCCCCGTCTTCGCCCATGGCCGCCTCCGCCTCTACCTCCTCAAGCTGCTGGACGAGGCCCCGCGGCACGGCTACGAGATCATCCGCCTCCTGGAGGAGCGCTTCCAGGGCCTCTACGCCCCTTCCGCCGGCACGGTCTACCCCCGGCTGGCCAAGATGGCGGCCGAGGGCCTGGTGACCCACACGACCGAGGGCGGCCGCAAGGTCTACTCGCTCACCGACGCCGGACGGGCCGAACTCGCCGACCGCGGCGGCGAGTTGGCCGACCTCGAACTGGAGATCCGGGAGTCGGTCGCCGCGCTCGCCTCCGACATCCGGGAGGACGTCAGCGGTTCGGCGCGGGATCTGCGCCGCGAGATCCGGGAAGCCGCCCAGCAGGCCCGCAGGGACGCCCGGGACTCCGGAAAGGCCGGGCGGACCGGTGAGGGCACCGCGGACGCCGGGGACGGCGCCGGCGGGCGGCCGTTCCCGGACGCCGCCGACTACCTCGACGGCGCGTTCGGCGACAAGGAGTCCTGGCAGCAGGCGAAGGAGGAGTTCCGCCGCGCCAAGGAGGAATGGAAGGAGCAGGCCCGGCGGGCCAAGGAGGAGAGCCGGCGCGCCAAGCAGGACGCCCAGCGGGCCCGTAAGCAGGCGAGGGACGCCCAGGTGTTCGCGCGCGAGGAGGTCCAGCGGGTCCTCAAGCGCGTCCAGGAGCAGGCCCAGGGGGCGGTGCGGTCGGGTGACTGGTCGGGCGCGGTGCGCGAGGCGCTGTCCGAGGTGTCCCGCGAGGTCGGCCGCTTCACCGGGGGTCCGTCCGACGCCCGGCGGAGCGACGGCGAGCCGGGCGCGGCCGGGCGGACCGGCCGGGACAACGGGACGAAGGTGACGGTCGAGCGCGTCGATCAGGCCGGGGAAGGCCCCGGTCAGGACGCGGCGGCCGAGGCCCCGCCGGCCCCGGAGTGGGCGAAGGAACCGGCCGGCGACGACCCCGCCCGCGACTTCGACCGCCTGCTGGACCGCTTCCGTGACGATCTGCGGGACGCGGCCCGCGATCACGGGGTCACGGCCGCACAGCTCAGGGAGTCCCGCCGCCGGCTGTCGACGGCCGCCGCCCATATCGGCGCCCTGCTGCGCCACCCGGAGCAGTACGCGTCCCGCACCGACCCGGACGACTGA
- a CDS encoding DUF4097 family beta strand repeat-containing protein, translating to MSARSEWSRPIQVAEPRTLEISDPLDALNVRVVGGTVNVVGTSGGSPARVEISELHGPPLTVSCDQGTLSVAYDDLPWQGFLKFLERKGWNRSAVISVTVPAGTRVEVGVVGAAAVVSGISGRTDVRGVSGDATLVGLTGRVQADTVSGNVEVQSVTGDLRFHSVSGDLTVIDGAGGTVRADSVSGDMVMDLDPAQGADIALTTVSGEVAIRLPDPADATVEANTASGTVSNAFDALRVSGRWGAKKITGALGAGTGTLKVTTVSGGLALLRRPAFEDEDRPDGPGGGPAGNGPAPGPQGNSPTDPPAEKKVL from the coding sequence ATGTCAGCCCGGAGCGAGTGGTCGCGACCGATACAGGTGGCCGAGCCACGCACGCTGGAGATCTCCGACCCCCTCGACGCCCTGAACGTGCGCGTGGTCGGCGGCACCGTCAACGTCGTCGGCACCTCGGGCGGCAGTCCGGCCCGCGTGGAGATCAGCGAGCTGCACGGCCCGCCGCTGACCGTCTCGTGCGACCAGGGCACCCTCTCGGTCGCCTACGACGACCTCCCCTGGCAGGGCTTCCTGAAGTTCCTGGAACGCAAGGGCTGGAACCGCAGCGCGGTGATCTCGGTGACGGTGCCGGCCGGCACCCGCGTCGAGGTCGGCGTGGTCGGGGCCGCTGCGGTGGTCTCGGGCATCTCGGGGCGTACGGACGTCCGCGGGGTCTCGGGGGACGCCACGCTCGTCGGGCTCACCGGCAGGGTGCAGGCCGACACCGTCTCCGGCAATGTCGAGGTGCAGTCGGTCACCGGCGATCTGCGGTTCCACTCCGTCTCGGGGGATCTGACGGTCATCGACGGGGCGGGCGGGACGGTGCGGGCGGACTCCGTCAGCGGCGACATGGTCATGGACCTGGACCCCGCCCAGGGCGCGGACATCGCCCTGACCACGGTCTCCGGGGAGGTCGCCATCCGGCTGCCCGACCCGGCCGACGCCACGGTGGAGGCCAACACCGCGAGCGGCACGGTCTCCAACGCCTTCGACGCGCTGCGGGTCAGCGGCCGGTGGGGCGCCAAGAAGATCACCGGCGCGCTCGGCGCGGGCACCGGCACCCTCAAGGTCACCACCGTCTCCGGCGGTCTGGCCCTGCTCCGCCGCCCCGCCTTCGAGGACGAGGACCGGCCGGACGGCCCCGGCGGCGGCCCGGCCGGCAACGGCCCGGCCCCCGGCCCGCAGGGGAACTCCCCCACCGACCCGCCCGCCGAGAAGAAGGTGCTCTGA
- a CDS encoding DUF6104 family protein, with the protein MYFTDRGIEELENRRGEEEVTLAWVADQLRTFVDLNPDFEVPVERLATWLARLDDEDEDE; encoded by the coding sequence GTGTATTTCACTGACCGTGGCATCGAGGAGCTGGAGAACCGGCGCGGCGAGGAGGAGGTCACCCTGGCGTGGGTGGCTGACCAGCTGCGTACCTTCGTCGATCTCAATCCGGATTTCGAGGTACCGGTGGAGCGGCTGGCCACCTGGCTGGCCCGCCTGGACGACGAGGACGAGGACGAGTAG
- a CDS encoding CU044_2847 family protein produces MQDRAQRIELPDGTEVWARVSRLDTPAPDGTDDTDGEFEDVGAWDALGARVEGLREVIGGVAASVRQATARVAPHETSVTFGVELSAKPGKAVALLADGEAKSNLSVTLTWRREDRAPAGDAPHGPHPADRREPDDSSR; encoded by the coding sequence ATGCAAGATCGCGCACAGCGCATCGAACTACCCGACGGTACGGAAGTCTGGGCCCGGGTCTCCCGGCTGGACACCCCGGCACCGGACGGGACGGACGACACGGACGGGGAATTCGAGGACGTCGGCGCCTGGGACGCGCTCGGGGCCCGGGTCGAGGGGCTCCGCGAGGTGATCGGCGGGGTCGCCGCCAGCGTCCGGCAGGCCACCGCACGGGTCGCGCCGCACGAGACCAGTGTGACCTTCGGCGTGGAGCTGTCGGCCAAGCCGGGCAAGGCCGTCGCCCTGCTCGCGGACGGCGAGGCGAAGAGCAACCTCTCCGTCACCCTCACCTGGCGGCGCGAGGACCGGGCGCCGGCCGGGGACGCGCCACACGGGCCGCATCCCGCCGACCGCCGGGAGCCGGACGATTCGAGCCGCTGA